The proteins below come from a single Nitrospira sp. genomic window:
- a CDS encoding efflux RND transporter periplasmic adaptor subunit, with product MSSRSSEQDNQQTKETAPLVPASVSVVQGQGHPQVPVTLARNAPPPKPRRAAIVLAMVCILLVLAVGLWRWWSNDPVASHYKTLPVERGPITSLVTATGAVNPVISVQVGSQVSGKIAKLYADFNSVVREGQILASIDQKPYQAKVSQAKAALKSAQASLAKARIMLTQRSLEFKRMMALREQQFVAQSELDLATTNFRDAEAQLDLAQAQVDQAKATLASAELDLGYTTIFSPVNGTVVSRNVEEGQTVVASFQTPTLFVLAQDLTRMQVIANVSESDIGGVAEGKSADFRVDAYPREFFHGIVTQVRNAPISIQNVVTYDVIISVENPELKLKPGMTANISIVTARNDDALRAPNAALRFRMPGVPLDRKTSQLWILETTGRVRAAPVTLGIADSLFTDITSGDVHEGDAAIVGVATAEDTAQEKLPPGFEFGPKMR from the coding sequence ATGAGCTCGAGGTCATCAGAGCAGGACAACCAACAAACCAAGGAGACGGCACCGCTGGTGCCGGCCTCTGTTTCAGTAGTGCAAGGGCAAGGCCATCCGCAGGTACCGGTTACGCTCGCCCGAAACGCGCCTCCTCCCAAGCCCAGACGGGCAGCGATCGTGTTGGCCATGGTGTGCATCCTTCTGGTCCTGGCCGTGGGCCTGTGGCGCTGGTGGTCCAATGATCCGGTGGCTTCGCACTATAAGACCCTCCCCGTCGAACGTGGACCAATCACCTCGCTGGTCACCGCCACCGGCGCCGTGAATCCTGTGATTTCCGTCCAGGTGGGCAGTCAGGTGTCGGGCAAGATCGCCAAGCTCTATGCCGATTTCAACTCGGTGGTACGAGAAGGACAGATCCTGGCCTCAATCGACCAAAAGCCGTACCAAGCCAAGGTCAGTCAGGCCAAGGCGGCACTCAAAAGCGCGCAGGCCAGTCTCGCCAAAGCCCGGATCATGCTTACGCAGCGCTCATTGGAATTCAAGCGGATGATGGCTCTGCGGGAACAACAATTCGTCGCCCAATCGGAGTTGGATCTCGCGACGACCAACTTTCGCGATGCCGAGGCGCAACTCGACCTCGCGCAGGCGCAAGTCGATCAAGCCAAAGCCACGCTGGCCTCAGCCGAATTGGACCTGGGCTATACCACCATTTTCTCGCCGGTGAACGGCACCGTCGTTTCTCGCAACGTGGAGGAAGGACAGACCGTCGTAGCCAGTTTCCAAACGCCCACCCTGTTTGTCCTCGCCCAGGACCTGACCCGCATGCAGGTCATTGCCAACGTCAGCGAATCCGATATCGGCGGAGTCGCCGAAGGCAAATCGGCAGACTTTCGTGTGGACGCCTATCCCAGGGAATTCTTTCACGGCATCGTGACGCAGGTCAGGAACGCGCCGATCAGCATTCAAAATGTCGTGACCTACGATGTGATCATCTCGGTCGAGAACCCCGAACTCAAACTGAAACCCGGGATGACCGCCAACATCTCGATCGTCACGGCCCGCAATGACGATGCGCTCCGCGCACCGAACGCTGCGTTGCGATTTCGCATGCCAGGTGTACCGCTGGATCGCAAGACGTCTCAACTCTGGATCCTGGAGACGACGGGGCGCGTGCGGGCAGCCCCGGTCACGCTCGGCATAGCGGATTCCCTGTTCACAGACATTACTTCCGGCGACGTGCACGAAGGCGACGCGGCCATCGTCGGTGTCGCGACGGCGGAGGATACCGCGCAGGAG